One genomic region from Dioscorea cayenensis subsp. rotundata cultivar TDr96_F1 unplaced genomic scaffold, TDr96_F1_v2_PseudoChromosome.rev07_lg8_w22 25.fasta BLBR01001461.1, whole genome shotgun sequence encodes:
- the LOC120256470 gene encoding putative disease resistance protein RGA3: MPNLVDNNCPSIKSLNMTADGTSYFTKGAIGVDAELEKLRNDLVKIQPLVEDAEERQLMEKNVKLWLTQLRDVAYDAKDILDQANTHVLFIQHKSEFYGPLKSKVRDFFSLHHNPLLFQLQLGHNLRSINRRIDGIIKEMDKFNFKVVDNNNKNDKPWRNRPQTHSYVPASEVTDRDEDKERMVEILIHDHFEEKVTVVSIVGIGGLGNTTFAQLVYGDKNVESCFQLRIWACVSDDFNVAKLARNIIHTASRKICDHTNMEVLQRDLRQLLG, encoded by the exons ATGCCAAATCTTGTTGATAACAATTGTCCGAGCATCAAGTCTTTGAACATGACTGCAGATGGGACATCTTACTTCACTAAAGGGGCgattg GAGTTGATGCGGAACTGGAGAAGCTTCGCAATGATTTAGTCAAAATCCAGCCTCTGGTTGAAGATGCTGAGGAGAGGCAGCTCATGGAGAAGAATGTCAAGTTGTGGCTGACGCAGCTCCGAGATGTTGCCTATGATGCTAAGGACATTCTCGACCAAGCCAACACACATGTCCTATTCATCCAACATAAGTCCGAGTTTTACGGTCCCCTGAAAAGCAAGGTGCGtgactttttctctcttcatcatAACCCACTCCTTTTTCAACTTCAGTTGGGGCACAATCTTAGAAGCATCAATAGAAGAATAGATGGTATCATAAAAGAGATGGACAAGTTCAATTTCAAGGTTGTagacaacaacaataagaacgACAAGCCTTGGAGGAATAGGCCACAAACCCATTCATATGTACCTGCATCAGAGGTGACTGACAGAGATGAAGATAAAGAGAGAATGGTGGAGATTCTAatccatgatcattttgaggaGAAAGTAACAGTGGTTTCCATAGTTGGTATAGGCGGTTTAGGCAATACAACATTTGCTCAGTTGGTCTACGGAGATAAAAATGTGGAGAGTTGCTTCCAACTACGCATATGGGCATGTGTCTCTGATGATTTTAATGTGGCAAAGCTTGCTAGAAACATCATACACACAGCCTCTAGGAAAATTTGTGATCATACAAACATGGAGGTTCTACAGAGGGATCTACGGCAACTGCTGGGGTAG